The following are from one region of the Spirochaetae bacterium HGW-Spirochaetae-1 genome:
- the trxA gene encoding thioredoxin, with protein sequence MGNILEVSSGTFDAEVIKAGGKVLVDFWAPWCGPCRMQTPILERLTQDAGVKAKIVKLNTDESPEVAQKMNITSIPTLIIFKDGKEVDRMIGVQPEEALKAKLA encoded by the coding sequence ATGGGAAATATTCTGGAAGTGAGCAGCGGTACGTTTGATGCGGAAGTAATTAAGGCGGGAGGAAAGGTTCTTGTCGATTTCTGGGCTCCGTGGTGCGGTCCCTGCAGGATGCAGACGCCTATCCTGGAGCGTCTTACCCAGGATGCAGGTGTGAAGGCGAAAATAGTAAAACTGAACACCGATGAATCCCCCGAGGTGGCACAAAAAATGAATATAACCTCTATCCCCACTTTAATAATTTTCAAAGATGGCAAGGAAGTGGACAGGATGATAGGTGTTCAACCTGAGGAAGCACTTAAGGCCAAACTGGCCTGA
- a CDS encoding serine protease, which translates to MRQKLKFIIPVLLLSGVIFLNQFSCLKNEDTGPQVFGNTEESPLKKDGEAAKACEIQDNFRKIFEMYRDSVVFITTEQLVRVRPHPFFDDPHMREFFGGGRSQVQKRTGLGTGFIISRDGYICTNYHVVQNVDKVFVKVKEKHYEAQIIGLDKRTDIALLKVKADGDLKPVYFGDSDKVNVGDWAIAIGNPFGLDRTFTVGVISAVGRSDVDMMGGSHIQTDASINPGNSGGPLINIYGEVVGINRMIYSNSGGYMGIGFAIPINTARSILAQLQKFKQVKRGYLGVSVLELTDRNAQELGLPANEGSFVGEVVQRSPADRGGIKVGDVIIEINGIPVKNYKDLLNIVGQIPIGQRIKVMVWRDRKKVAMYVTITERPKE; encoded by the coding sequence ATGAGACAAAAATTGAAATTCATTATTCCCGTGCTTCTGCTTTCGGGAGTTATTTTCCTTAACCAGTTTTCATGTCTTAAAAATGAAGACACGGGTCCCCAGGTTTTCGGTAATACGGAGGAATCACCCCTGAAAAAGGACGGTGAGGCTGCCAAGGCCTGTGAAATACAGGACAATTTCAGAAAGATATTTGAGATGTACCGGGACAGTGTCGTCTTCATAACCACGGAACAGCTGGTGCGGGTGCGCCCCCATCCATTTTTTGATGACCCCCATATGAGGGAATTTTTCGGCGGCGGGAGGAGCCAGGTTCAGAAGCGCACTGGACTGGGCACCGGTTTCATTATTTCCCGGGATGGATATATATGCACAAATTACCATGTTGTTCAGAATGTGGATAAGGTTTTCGTGAAGGTAAAGGAAAAGCATTATGAGGCCCAGATCATAGGTTTGGATAAAAGAACCGATATAGCCCTCCTGAAGGTCAAAGCAGACGGAGACCTGAAGCCGGTTTATTTCGGTGATTCTGACAAGGTCAATGTGGGGGATTGGGCAATTGCCATTGGGAATCCCTTCGGCCTGGACAGAACTTTTACCGTGGGAGTCATAAGCGCCGTGGGGCGCAGTGATGTGGATATGATGGGCGGCTCCCATATCCAGACCGATGCCTCGATCAATCCCGGCAATTCGGGAGGTCCCCTCATTAATATTTATGGCGAGGTGGTTGGGATAAACCGCATGATTTATTCCAACAGCGGCGGATACATGGGAATCGGCTTTGCCATCCCCATCAATACGGCTCGCTCCATATTGGCCCAGCTGCAGAAATTCAAGCAAGTCAAGCGCGGCTACCTGGGGGTGAGCGTACTTGAACTGACTGACCGGAATGCCCAGGAGCTTGGACTTCCCGCAAATGAGGGGTCCTTCGTGGGCGAAGTAGTCCAGCGGAGCCCGGCCGACCGGGGAGGCATAAAAGTCGGCGATGTTATTATTGAAATCAACGGTATTCCCGTGAAAAACTATAAGGACCTGCTGAATATAGTGGGCCAGATACCCATCGGCCAGAGAATCAAGGTCATGGTATGGAGAGACCGGAAGAAGGTCGCCATGTATGTAACCATAACGGAGAGACCCAAAGAATAA
- a CDS encoding ATP-dependent DNA helicase PcrA: METPKSWYSVIHPYHVVNSYMDLLSSLNDNQKNAVIHTEGPLLILAGAGSGKTRVITHRIAHLIRANGIPPYAIFAVTFTNKAAEEMKTRIINLIGPEGNSVFIKTFHSASVYILRRFGDHIAIPRNFSIFDQSDQTSVVKEILMEMKLDPKKIKPSMIVSRISEVKDKASLLEGAAADAAMPDHFAFNFQEVYNKYHEIMASQNALDFNDLLIKTVELLRSSPETLQTLQRQWRYFMIDEYQDTNYAQYLIARYLASATKNICVVGDDDQSIYSWRGADIRNILDFEKDYQNARVITLRENYRSTEPILNAASSVIRNNLYRKEKDLEAQCGDGEPVVHCQTNNEYGEAEYVVNTLISLKHREKYRNKDFSIFYRTNAQSRLFEEQLRRQNIPYRVIGGLKFYDRKEIKDIVAYLRFVVNPKDTVSLLRIINTPSRGVGKATIDRIMETARQADKTPWEVIRDELLTGKVPKGLDLFRTLMKNTMEINADVPARVKLSTLANDIIELSGYRRDLQEEKTSESTARLENLDEFINSVFDYENANPEALLQDFLQDISLLTSEDTSDEEIPVEERDNTITLMTVHNAKGLEFPVVFLTGMEENTFPHKFSIDSEEGIEEERRLCYVGITRAKERIFITNAEIRRSFLGVEYREPSRFIGEIPESLKKSTYYNGNGHGNDYGSSSARRSSYGSASPAGGTGSYGTISSRSLRGAVNNDVIQTDKPVPVRADNELDEEASKDISRFRLRERVMHPRYGSGIILNIEGTGDNIKLTINFTSGRKTFLEKYTPLEKID, translated from the coding sequence ATGGAAACACCGAAAAGCTGGTATTCGGTTATTCATCCCTATCATGTGGTAAACAGTTACATGGACCTTTTAAGCAGCCTTAACGATAATCAGAAAAATGCCGTGATTCATACCGAGGGCCCCCTTCTTATCCTGGCCGGGGCGGGTTCCGGTAAAACACGTGTAATAACACACCGTATAGCCCACCTGATAAGGGCCAACGGCATACCGCCCTATGCTATTTTCGCCGTCACTTTCACCAATAAAGCTGCCGAGGAGATGAAGACGCGCATTATAAATCTTATCGGCCCCGAGGGGAACAGTGTTTTCATCAAGACTTTTCATTCAGCCTCGGTATACATCCTCCGCCGTTTCGGCGATCATATTGCCATTCCACGGAATTTCTCAATCTTTGACCAGTCCGATCAGACATCGGTGGTAAAGGAAATCCTCATGGAAATGAAGCTGGACCCGAAGAAAATCAAACCCTCCATGATCGTTTCGCGCATATCGGAAGTGAAAGATAAGGCTTCACTCCTCGAGGGTGCGGCCGCCGATGCGGCCATGCCGGATCACTTTGCCTTCAATTTTCAGGAGGTCTATAATAAATATCATGAAATAATGGCATCCCAGAATGCCCTGGATTTTAACGATCTCCTTATCAAAACCGTGGAACTGCTTCGATCCTCGCCGGAGACTCTTCAGACGCTGCAGAGACAATGGCGCTACTTTATGATAGATGAGTACCAGGACACCAATTACGCACAGTACCTCATCGCCCGGTATCTTGCCTCGGCCACGAAAAACATATGCGTGGTGGGCGATGATGACCAGTCCATATATTCCTGGCGTGGTGCCGACATCCGGAACATTCTGGACTTTGAGAAGGACTATCAGAACGCCCGTGTCATAACCCTGCGGGAGAACTACCGGTCCACGGAACCCATCCTCAATGCCGCATCATCGGTCATCCGCAACAATCTATACCGCAAGGAGAAAGACCTGGAAGCACAGTGCGGCGACGGCGAACCCGTTGTGCACTGCCAGACCAACAATGAATACGGCGAGGCCGAATATGTTGTCAATACACTCATCTCATTGAAGCACCGAGAAAAATACCGGAACAAAGATTTCTCAATATTTTACCGGACTAATGCACAGTCCCGCTTGTTTGAAGAGCAGCTGAGGAGACAGAATATCCCCTACAGGGTCATCGGCGGGTTGAAATTTTACGACAGGAAGGAGATCAAGGACATCGTGGCCTATCTCCGCTTCGTGGTCAATCCCAAAGATACTGTTTCACTTTTACGAATCATAAATACACCGTCACGTGGAGTTGGAAAGGCCACGATCGACCGGATCATGGAGACAGCCCGCCAGGCTGATAAAACGCCGTGGGAGGTCATCCGCGATGAGCTGCTCACCGGCAAGGTTCCCAAGGGTCTCGATCTCTTCAGGACCCTTATGAAAAACACCATGGAAATAAATGCCGATGTCCCGGCGCGTGTAAAACTTTCCACCCTGGCAAACGATATCATCGAACTCTCGGGATACCGGCGCGACCTCCAGGAGGAGAAAACATCGGAAAGCACTGCCCGCCTGGAAAACCTGGATGAATTCATAAACAGCGTATTTGATTATGAGAATGCCAATCCCGAAGCCCTTCTCCAGGATTTTCTTCAGGATATTTCCCTCCTCACTTCAGAAGACACCTCCGATGAAGAAATTCCCGTCGAGGAGAGGGACAACACCATCACCCTCATGACAGTGCATAATGCCAAGGGCCTGGAATTCCCCGTTGTCTTCCTTACCGGTATGGAGGAAAATACTTTCCCCCACAAGTTCTCAATTGACTCCGAAGAGGGAATCGAAGAGGAACGTCGGCTGTGCTACGTGGGAATTACCAGGGCGAAAGAGAGAATCTTCATAACCAATGCCGAGATTCGGAGATCTTTCCTTGGCGTGGAATACCGGGAGCCTTCACGCTTCATAGGCGAGATACCGGAATCACTGAAAAAAAGCACCTACTACAACGGCAATGGGCATGGAAATGATTACGGTTCATCGTCAGCCCGCAGGTCTTCCTATGGCAGTGCGTCTCCGGCAGGCGGGACAGGCAGTTACGGAACGATCAGCAGCAGATCCCTGCGCGGCGCCGTAAACAATGATGTCATACAGACGGATAAGCCTGTCCCCGTAAGGGCAGATAATGAGCTCGACGAAGAAGCCTCTAAGGATATATCGCGATTCAGGCTCAGAGAACGCGTAATGCATCCACGCTACGGATCGGGAATAATACTGAATATCGAAGGGACCGGTGACAATATCAAGCTCACCATTAACTTCACCAGCGGCAGGAAAACATTCCTGGAAAAATATACGCCCCTGGAAAAAATAGACTGA
- a CDS encoding carboxypeptidase, whose protein sequence is MTQSRFNKIEKVSIILVFVFSVVGGLISGFINSEIKNYTGIENLKQFQPSIPTRIYDVNGELIAELFQEKRDLVSFEELPQSLINAFLAAEDQNFYDHFGIDVMAIVRAMGKNVIASIKSFRPTIVQGGSTITQQLAKRLFTAGERTIARKALEAVLAFQIEKFFSKEQILEMYFNQIYLGHGCHGISSAAQFFFNKDVKYLSVAESSVLAALPSKPNGYSPLKYPREAYIKHRDTLTRMVDAGFLDKAAADKTYEEFWPPFLESLRCEFPTKTALTKYEDQAPYFTDYVRQILLSRFGKDVVYNEGLSVYTTLDLKRQYSAQKYLMRGLAKQNEVSSKANAMYNMALDRNLFTAYSQLSMIFSLPGILVKNDDETTFKKLMVDDYIDSIDALTLLIDSPAFNDSLESFRVLTSGISTSMKVEGAILSIEPSTGYISTMVGGSEYNVSNQYNRAIQARRQPGSSFKPFVYGAGIEARKINAATVLPDAPIMDIDAQGEAWTPGNYEGDFSGMVQIRRALASSINIISVRIFDLVGAEKIIEYASRILKVPESRFNPNPSLALGVTELTPFEMAAGYAIYANRGRDVIPFAIRYVNDRDGNELANIEEEVGRIIALKEMNGTIQVVAEDVVYIMTSLMQDVVDRGTANEAIRSTAGFTKKAAGKTGTTSNWTDAWFCGFTPDLAAVVWIGYDKPFMSLGKHQAGAAVAAPIWGYYMKDIYNGLPDPVFPEKPATVTYCGVCEYTGMIPGPTCTKVIGDLMLSGSGPTKVCDGQHYKMKSVLDRYLETEGLKPED, encoded by the coding sequence ATGACGCAGAGCCGATTTAATAAAATTGAAAAAGTTTCTATCATTCTTGTATTTGTCTTTTCGGTAGTCGGCGGATTGATATCGGGATTTATTAATTCAGAGATAAAGAACTATACCGGGATTGAAAACCTCAAGCAATTTCAACCCAGTATCCCCACACGGATTTACGACGTAAACGGTGAACTGATAGCCGAACTGTTTCAGGAAAAACGCGATCTGGTTTCCTTCGAGGAGCTGCCCCAGAGCCTCATAAATGCATTTCTTGCCGCTGAGGACCAGAATTTTTATGATCACTTCGGTATTGATGTCATGGCAATTGTTCGGGCCATGGGGAAAAATGTTATAGCGTCCATTAAGTCCTTCAGGCCCACCATCGTACAGGGCGGATCAACCATAACGCAGCAGCTGGCGAAGAGGCTTTTTACGGCGGGAGAACGGACCATTGCCAGGAAGGCCCTGGAGGCGGTCCTGGCCTTCCAGATTGAGAAGTTTTTTTCAAAGGAACAGATTCTGGAGATGTATTTCAACCAGATATATCTTGGCCATGGCTGCCACGGCATTTCATCGGCAGCTCAATTCTTTTTCAATAAAGATGTAAAATACCTGTCAGTGGCGGAAAGTTCTGTTCTGGCCGCTCTTCCCTCGAAACCCAATGGATATTCACCACTCAAATATCCCCGTGAAGCGTATATAAAACACCGGGATACTCTGACAAGGATGGTCGATGCCGGTTTTCTGGATAAAGCTGCCGCTGATAAAACATATGAAGAATTCTGGCCGCCCTTCCTGGAATCTCTCCGGTGTGAATTTCCCACAAAAACAGCCCTGACAAAATATGAAGACCAGGCCCCCTATTTTACCGATTATGTCCGTCAGATACTGCTCTCACGTTTCGGCAAGGATGTGGTTTATAATGAAGGACTAAGTGTCTATACAACTCTCGATCTCAAGAGACAGTATTCAGCCCAGAAATACCTGATGAGGGGGCTTGCGAAACAGAACGAGGTCTCTTCAAAGGCCAATGCCATGTATAACATGGCCCTGGACAGAAACCTTTTTACGGCTTACAGCCAGCTTTCCATGATTTTCAGCCTGCCGGGAATTCTGGTAAAAAACGATGATGAAACTACCTTTAAAAAACTGATGGTCGATGATTATATAGATTCTATTGACGCCCTGACACTGCTTATCGATTCGCCTGCATTCAACGATTCTCTGGAATCCTTCAGGGTTCTCACATCAGGAATTTCCACCTCCATGAAAGTAGAGGGCGCCATACTTTCCATAGAGCCGAGCACAGGGTATATCAGCACCATGGTGGGCGGTTCCGAATACAATGTTTCAAATCAGTACAACCGGGCTATACAGGCCAGGCGTCAGCCCGGCTCATCCTTCAAGCCTTTCGTTTATGGTGCGGGCATAGAAGCCAGGAAAATCAATGCGGCAACAGTTCTTCCCGATGCACCTATCATGGATATCGATGCCCAGGGTGAGGCATGGACACCGGGTAACTATGAGGGCGATTTTTCGGGAATGGTGCAAATTCGCAGGGCCCTTGCCTCATCGATCAATATTATATCGGTGAGAATATTCGACCTGGTCGGAGCCGAAAAGATAATCGAATATGCATCAAGGATACTGAAAGTTCCCGAATCCCGGTTTAATCCCAATCCGTCATTGGCCCTGGGTGTAACGGAGCTGACACCCTTTGAAATGGCCGCCGGTTATGCCATTTACGCCAACCGGGGAAGGGATGTAATTCCCTTTGCCATACGGTATGTAAACGACAGGGATGGCAATGAACTGGCAAATATTGAAGAGGAAGTGGGCAGAATAATCGCGCTCAAGGAAATGAACGGCACCATACAGGTAGTGGCTGAAGACGTGGTGTATATCATGACCTCTCTGATGCAGGATGTTGTGGACAGGGGAACGGCAAATGAGGCTATACGCTCTACTGCGGGTTTTACCAAGAAGGCAGCGGGGAAAACGGGGACGACATCGAACTGGACCGATGCATGGTTCTGCGGATTTACACCGGATCTAGCGGCTGTTGTATGGATAGGCTATGATAAGCCCTTCATGTCTCTGGGAAAACATCAGGCGGGAGCGGCTGTTGCGGCGCCTATCTGGGGCTATTATATGAAGGATATTTATAATGGCCTGCCTGATCCGGTATTTCCGGAAAAACCGGCTACGGTTACATACTGCGGCGTATGCGAGTATACCGGGATGATCCCGGGACCCACGTGTACAAAGGTGATTGGCGATCTGATGCTTAGCGGAAGCGGTCCAACCAAGGTTTGTGACGGGCAGCATTATAAAATGAAGTCGGTTTTGGACAGATATCTCGAGACGGAAGGTCTTAAACCCGAGGATTAG
- a CDS encoding PIN domain nuclease: protein MLYFIRLFIVKTRFILNAILFKELSHMIIFFRIVFILTSTLFSALYFMQFSIRASAIAAVVASILALVSIIIIEYVSHTVSSRSLLSAVTGLIVGFILGHLICAAFDSIPLGILPQYAGIIRPVIYHVVGFAVMMFFVIKQDEIVLLDRIAPCRVEEGEVEIPYKILDTSVIIDGRIADICDTGFLEGILVIPNFVLNELQMIADSADSIKRNRGRRGLDILNKMQKDQSIMVKISDLDFPEIHEVDAKLVQLGKVMKGKIITNDFNLNKVAEFHGVQVLNINQLSNALKPVVLPGEEMTVMLIKEGKDPNQAIGYLDDGTMVVVENGRRKLNEQVDVIVTSVLQTTAGRMIFTRLK, encoded by the coding sequence ATACTGTATTTTATACGTCTCTTTATTGTAAAAACCCGTTTTATATTGAATGCAATACTATTTAAGGAGTTATCCCATATGATTATATTTTTCAGGATTGTTTTTATTCTTACATCAACATTATTTTCAGCGCTATATTTTATGCAATTTTCCATACGGGCTTCCGCCATTGCCGCTGTCGTGGCATCTATACTGGCTCTTGTTTCCATTATCATAATTGAATACGTTTCGCATACCGTTTCTTCGCGGTCGCTGCTGTCGGCCGTAACAGGCCTGATTGTCGGTTTTATTCTGGGCCATCTTATCTGTGCCGCTTTTGATTCAATCCCCCTGGGAATACTTCCTCAATATGCCGGCATAATAAGGCCTGTCATCTACCATGTGGTTGGTTTTGCCGTAATGATGTTTTTTGTCATTAAGCAGGATGAGATCGTCCTGCTTGACAGAATTGCACCTTGCCGTGTTGAAGAGGGAGAAGTAGAGATACCCTATAAAATTCTTGATACCAGCGTAATCATCGACGGCAGGATCGCCGATATTTGTGACACCGGTTTTCTTGAGGGGATTCTGGTTATTCCCAATTTTGTCCTCAATGAACTGCAGATGATTGCCGATTCGGCAGATTCTATTAAAAGGAACCGGGGTAGAAGGGGACTCGATATTCTGAATAAAATGCAGAAGGATCAGTCCATCATGGTGAAGATATCGGACCTGGATTTTCCCGAAATTCATGAGGTTGACGCGAAGCTTGTGCAGCTTGGGAAAGTCATGAAGGGCAAAATCATTACCAATGATTTTAATCTCAACAAGGTTGCCGAATTTCACGGTGTCCAGGTGCTGAACATAAACCAGCTTTCCAATGCGCTGAAACCGGTTGTACTGCCCGGCGAGGAAATGACCGTTATGCTTATCAAAGAGGGGAAAGATCCTAATCAGGCTATCGGGTATCTGGATGACGGAACAATGGTGGTTGTGGAAAACGGCAGAAGAAAGCTCAATGAGCAGGTGGATGTAATAGTCACATCGGTTCTGCAGACAACGGCGGGAAGAATGATTTTTACCAGGCTGAAATAA
- a CDS encoding transcriptional regulator produces MYKVGDNIVYPMHGVGLIETIEKKVILGKRTEFYMINIINSGMKVMIPVKNADEIGIRSIIPKKDIKKVVEILTKDNVSQEEDWKLRYQNNIEKVKSGSIFTVSEVARDLYRRGCEKELSIMERKLYENAYQLITHELALVKKVDIEEAGNFVSEALSSFQNKK; encoded by the coding sequence ATGTATAAAGTCGGAGATAACATTGTTTACCCTATGCACGGTGTAGGGCTGATCGAAACGATAGAAAAAAAAGTAATTCTTGGAAAGAGAACCGAGTTTTATATGATCAATATAATCAATAGTGGTATGAAGGTCATGATTCCGGTAAAAAACGCCGATGAAATCGGCATCCGCAGTATTATTCCTAAAAAAGACATTAAAAAAGTAGTGGAAATACTGACCAAGGATAATGTGAGCCAGGAAGAGGACTGGAAGCTGAGATATCAAAATAATATTGAGAAGGTTAAAAGCGGCTCTATATTTACCGTTTCGGAAGTTGCACGGGATCTTTACCGCAGAGGCTGTGAAAAGGAATTGTCGATAATGGAGCGCAAGCTTTATGAAAACGCTTATCAGCTGATAACACATGAACTGGCACTGGTAAAAAAAGTTGATATCGAAGAGGCGGGAAATTTTGTTTCTGAGGCGCTCTCATCTTTTCAGAATAAAAAATAA
- a CDS encoding ribosome maturation factor RimP, with translation MIKDDIARLIHEAAQDLGMMIYEFSIYLKGENTKLTIRIDKLDGVSHKDCEMYSSLLSDKLDAAQIIANYSLEVSSPGLNRKIRDYEEFTRFINAPVKLVVDREDMREAIKGILKAVDRDGVTISTEKEEMIISFKNISQANLDY, from the coding sequence ATGATAAAAGACGATATTGCCCGATTGATTCATGAAGCGGCCCAGGACCTGGGCATGATGATTTATGAATTTTCCATATACCTAAAGGGAGAGAACACCAAGCTGACCATACGCATTGACAAACTCGATGGTGTATCACATAAAGATTGTGAAATGTACAGCAGCCTCCTTTCCGACAAGCTCGATGCAGCACAAATTATAGCGAATTATTCACTGGAAGTATCATCGCCCGGCTTAAATAGAAAAATCAGAGATTATGAGGAATTCACACGATTCATAAATGCCCCGGTGAAGCTCGTCGTCGACAGGGAAGACATGAGAGAGGCGATAAAAGGAATTTTAAAAGCGGTTGACAGGGACGGTGTTACTATTTCCACTGAAAAAGAAGAGATGATTATCTCTTTTAAAAATATATCGCAAGCAAATCTTGATTATTGA
- a CDS encoding D-tyrosyl-tRNA(Tyr) deacylase translates to MRAVIQRVLQATVEVEGRIIASIDTGLLVLIGIHSDDSHDDMKYIIGKIMGLRIFNDDRELMNRSVQDVEGGVLLVPQFTLYGDARRGNRPSYSSAMPPAEAGPFFSDFLDHFRSVHPGAVAGVFGADMKVSLTNWGPVTILLDSSKIL, encoded by the coding sequence ATGCGCGCAGTCATTCAAAGAGTTTTACAGGCGACAGTTGAAGTGGAGGGCCGTATTATTGCTTCCATTGATACGGGTCTCCTGGTTCTCATCGGCATCCATTCCGATGATTCCCATGATGATATGAAATATATTATCGGTAAGATCATGGGGCTCCGGATTTTTAACGATGACCGGGAACTTATGAATCGTTCAGTGCAGGATGTTGAGGGCGGTGTACTGCTTGTCCCCCAGTTTACCTTGTATGGAGATGCACGCAGGGGAAACCGGCCCTCTTATTCCAGCGCCATGCCGCCGGCCGAGGCCGGGCCGTTTTTTTCAGATTTTCTTGATCATTTCCGTTCCGTCCATCCCGGCGCCGTAGCTGGAGTTTTCGGCGCGGATATGAAAGTCTCGCTGACAAACTGGGGACCCGTTACCATCCTTCTGGACAGCAGCAAAATTCTCTGA